TTTCTTCATCATCTCCAAGGAGATAGACCTCGACAAACGAAGCTGGAGGAACATTCATCTCTGCTCGGACATTTCTTATCTTAACTATAAGCTCCTGGAGCAAAGATAAGATCCTCTCTGCCTCTTCATCCTCCCACTCGGGGTTTCTCTCGGGGTAAGGAGCAACCGTAATCGAGACCCCCTGATGGGGAAGCTTCTGCCATATCTCCTCAGTCACAAAGGGCATAAGGGGATGAAGTAGCTTCAATATTCCTTCAAGAACAAGAAGAAGAACCGACTGAGCCTCCTTCCTCTCTTCCTCATACTTAGAGGAAAGAAGTGGCTTAACCATCTCAATGTACCAATCGCAGAATTCATGCCAAGTAAATTGATAGATGAGATTCGCCGTCTCTTGAAAACGGAATTCTTCAAGATTATCGTTTAGCTGTTTAGATATCTTGGAGAATCGGCTCAATATCCACCGGTTGACGATATTTTGCACCTTGAGAGAAGAGAGATCAGGGGTAAAATCTTGGTCCAAGTTCATAAGGGTGAACCGGGCGGCATTCCAGATCTTGTTAACGAAGTGACGATACCCCTCCATCCGCTTTAAGGATAAAGGGATATCGGTGCCGGAAACGGTAAGGGCGGCTAAGGTAAAGCGGAGGGTATCCACCCCATACTTCTCGATGAGCTCGTCCGGCTCAACCACATTGCCCTTGGACTTGCTCATCTTCTCCCCACGCTCATCCCGAACCAGTCCATTCAGGAATACCTTATAGAAGGGAACATCCCCCATAAATTTAAGCCCCATCATTATCATCCGTGCCACCCAGAAAAATAGAATATCGTAGCCGGTGATCAGTACTGAGGTGGGATAGTATCGAGTTAACTCCTTGGTCTTTTGAGGCCAACCAAGAGTGGAGAAGGGCCAAAGGGCAGAGCTAAACCAAGTGTCAAGTACATCCTCATCCTGGTGAATACTCTCACTCCCGCAATGGGAACAGGATGTTGGATCCTCCATTGCCACGGTTATTTCTCCGCATTCATCGCAATACCAAGCAGGTATTCGATGCCCCCACCAGATCTGGCGGGATATACACCAATCGTGGATATTTCTCAACCATTCGAAATAGGTCTTCTTCCAAACCTCGGGGAATATCTTAATCCTTCCCTCAGAAACTGCCTTAATCGCTTCTTTTGCAAGCGGTTTCATCCTTACAAACCATTGAGTAGAAAGAGACGGCTCAATCACTGTGCCACAACGATAACAGTGGCCTAAGGAAAAATGGTAATCCTCCTCCCGCTCGATCAGCCCCATATCGGCGAGATCGGAGAGAAGCTTCTTCCTCGCCTGGTAACGATCGAGCCCTGCATATGGCCCTGCTTCTTCCGTCATCCTTCCGTTATCGTCTATAACCCTTACCTGGGGAAGGTTATGTCTCTTGCCAGCAGTAAAATCGTTTGGGTCATGAGCTGGGGTAATCTTCACTATTCCCGTGCCGAACTCCGGATCGACAAACCCATCGCCGATAATGGGAAGTTCCCTTCCTATTATGGGAAGGATCGCCTTCTTCCCGATAAGATGAGCATAACGTTCATCCTTAGGATTCACCGCTAATGCGGTATCCCCGAGCATCGTCTCAGGCCTGGTGGTAGCTACCACCAAATACCCCTTCTCGTTCTTCAGAGGATACTTTATGTAGTAAAGCTTCCCTTCGGTATCCTTGTGCTCTACTTCGAGATCGGAAAGAGCCGTTTGACATCGAGGGCACCAATTTACCAGATAATAATCTCTATAGATCAACCCTTCATTATAGAGGGTGACAAAAGCCTTGCGCACCGCCCGGGATAAATCGGGGTCCAGAGTAAACCTCTCCCGGGACCAATCGCAGGAAGCGCCAAGCCTCTTCAATTGCTCCACTATCCTCCCCCCACTCTTCTCCTTCCACTGCCAGACACGCCTTACAAACTCCTCGCGACCCAATTCCCTTCTCCTCAAACCCTCCCTCGCTAACTCCCGCTCCACTACATACTGGGTCACGATTCCCGCGTGATCGGTTCCTGGAATCCATAAGGCATCAAACCCCTTCATCCGCTTGAAACGGACGATAATATCCTGAAGGATGTTGACCAGAGCATGCCCTATATGGAGAGAGCCGGTGACATTTGGTGGGGGGATGACGATAGAGAAAGGAGGTTTCTCTGATCCCGGATCTGCTCGAAATAGATCGTGTTTAAGCCAGAATGGATACCATTTGTTCTCTATCTTCCTTGGATCATAGAATTTCTCCAACTCGATTTCTTCCTTCAACTTCCTATCACCCCTCAACTTTCTAATTGACCTCCTTATCTTACTCAGCCTTTTTTTTAAAGTCAACTATGGGGGGACAAAATAAAAAAGTAGGACCTTCCTACTTTCTTTTTAAGCCAGGCTTTTATATAACCTTAGCTCTTCTTTATCTCTTCGATTGCCTGTTTTATCAGCCGTTCCGCAAGTTCAGGTATTACTTCCCAAGCTATCTCCCTCACCGCTTTGTCCGAGAGCTTAGCCACTACCCGCTCCACTATCTGCTCGATCGCCTCATCAGTTAAGGGAATGACGCCCTCCCTTGCCTCCTCAGCCACTTTAGGAGGAACCGAAGCCTCCGGGGGCGCTTCCACCTTTTCTTCTACCTTATGAGCTTCCACCCCCGCTGCCGGCTGAGGTGGAGAAGGCTCTCTCGGGGGTGTTTCCTCCTTTGCTGGGGGTGGAGATGGAGCAACCTTCTCTTTCGGTGGAGAAGGAACCTCTGGCGGTGGAGAACTCACCTTTTCTGAAGAAACCTCCTTCTCTCCTCCTTCTGATAACTGTTCCAGCATCGATTCCTGAGCCTCAAGTTGGCGTTCCAATTCGAGTATCTCATCTTCGCTAAGCCCCTCTATGCCAGAGAATATCTCTCCTTCCGAAGAAGGAGCAGAGGGGGGAACAAAACCTTCGACCTTTGGAGAGGGCTCTACTGGAACAGTTTCCTCAGTAGAAGGAGGTGGTGAAGCAGGCTGTTCCACCTTCGGTGGTGGAGAAATTGGCTCTTCTTTTGCTTTAGGCGGTGCCATTTCCTCCTTAGGAGGAACAGTTGGGGTCTTTCTCTCTTCTTCAATTGCCCTCTCAGGCGTCAGCTTCTCCTCTGGAGGTGCAGAAGCTGGTGGTGCCATCTCCCCTCCTACCGGTTGAGGAGGAGCCTCCTGCCTCGGGGGTTCCCCTCCCACCTCAGGAACCGAGGGAGCACTTACCTCAACGGGCTCTCCTCTTTCCCTTTTTGCCGAAGCGAGGGTCTCCTTTACCTTGGCGATGAAACTTTTCGACTGGAAAGGCTTAGAGATTACCGCATCATAACCCGCCTCTCTCGCCTTTTCCTCATCATATGGCTCAAAGATCCCTTTGAGGAGTATCACCGGTATATGAGCAAGCTCAGGGTTGGACTTTATATATTTGCAAACTTGGTAGCCATCCTGCTCCGGCATATTAACATCGGCAATAACTATATCGGGCCGTTCCTGATTGATTTTCTCTATCGCCTCAGTACCGCTACGGGCAGAGATGATCTCAAAATCCTCATCGGCAAAGGTTAATTCTACTACCCGATGAATGGTCAGGCTATCGTCCGCTAATAGCAACCTTTTTGGCATCTAACCCTCCTCAGGGCATCAAATAACTTTCTTCTTAGTTGGAAAACAGGATATCACCTATCTATTGATATGTCAAGTATTTTATGCATTTAACGATCCCTTCCCCTTTTTCCGGGTAATATTCTATAATAAAATATAAAAAAGGAAGGTCAAATGAGTTTAATCGAGGCATTGGGGACAAAGTTATATCATATGTTATTCATTATACTGGCTTTAGCCCTGGTGTTCTTCCTGTTGCATCAGTTAAGCAAAAGGGCTCGCAG
The DNA window shown above is from Acidobacteriota bacterium and carries:
- a CDS encoding valine--tRNA ligase is translated as MKEEIELEKFYDPRKIENKWYPFWLKHDLFRADPGSEKPPFSIVIPPPNVTGSLHIGHALVNILQDIIVRFKRMKGFDALWIPGTDHAGIVTQYVVERELAREGLRRRELGREEFVRRVWQWKEKSGGRIVEQLKRLGASCDWSRERFTLDPDLSRAVRKAFVTLYNEGLIYRDYYLVNWCPRCQTALSDLEVEHKDTEGKLYYIKYPLKNEKGYLVVATTRPETMLGDTALAVNPKDERYAHLIGKKAILPIIGRELPIIGDGFVDPEFGTGIVKITPAHDPNDFTAGKRHNLPQVRVIDDNGRMTEEAGPYAGLDRYQARKKLLSDLADMGLIEREEDYHFSLGHCYRCGTVIEPSLSTQWFVRMKPLAKEAIKAVSEGRIKIFPEVWKKTYFEWLRNIHDWCISRQIWWGHRIPAWYCDECGEITVAMEDPTSCSHCGSESIHQDEDVLDTWFSSALWPFSTLGWPQKTKELTRYYPTSVLITGYDILFFWVARMIMMGLKFMGDVPFYKVFLNGLVRDERGEKMSKSKGNVVEPDELIEKYGVDTLRFTLAALTVSGTDIPLSLKRMEGYRHFVNKIWNAARFTLMNLDQDFTPDLSSLKVQNIVNRWILSRFSKISKQLNDNLEEFRFQETANLIYQFTWHEFCDWYIEMVKPLLSSKYEEERKEAQSVLLLVLEGILKLLHPLMPFVTEEIWQKLPHQGVSITVAPYPERNPEWEDEEAERILSLLQELIVKIRNVRAEMNVPPASFVEVYLLGDDEEKLKALAEVEEHIERLARVKEVHFGKEPKEKKLSARSVVQDIKLFIPLKGVIDLGRERKRLEKEIKKTEEELVKVERKLSNEDFLKKAPPEVVEKNKGIYDELMTRLSKLRESLESIKES
- a CDS encoding response regulator, whose amino-acid sequence is MPKRLLLADDSLTIHRVVELTFADEDFEIISARSGTEAIEKINQERPDIVIADVNMPEQDGYQVCKYIKSNPELAHIPVILLKGIFEPYDEEKAREAGYDAVISKPFQSKSFIAKVKETLASAKRERGEPVEVSAPSVPEVGGEPPRQEAPPQPVGGEMAPPASAPPEEKLTPERAIEEERKTPTVPPKEEMAPPKAKEEPISPPPKVEQPASPPPSTEETVPVEPSPKVEGFVPPSAPSSEGEIFSGIEGLSEDEILELERQLEAQESMLEQLSEGGEKEVSSEKVSSPPPEVPSPPKEKVAPSPPPAKEETPPREPSPPQPAAGVEAHKVEEKVEAPPEASVPPKVAEEAREGVIPLTDEAIEQIVERVVAKLSDKAVREIAWEVIPELAERLIKQAIEEIKKS